The following coding sequences lie in one Flavobacterium sp. 20NA77.7 genomic window:
- a CDS encoding O-acetylhomoserine aminocarboxypropyltransferase/cysteine synthase family protein yields MSTQKFATKALHAGHDVTKNAGTRAVPIYQTTSYVFKNSDHAANLFSLSESGFIYTRLNNPTNDVLEQRLAALEGGIGAVVTASGTSAIATALLVLLKAGDHIVASNSLYGGTYNLLNVTLPRLGITTTFVDPSNPDNFIEASRENTRVFFAESLGNPKLDVLDLKAISARAKEYKVPFIVDNTVATPYLLNPIEYGANIVIHSLTKYIGGNGTSLGGVIIDAGNFEWDNGKFPEFTEPSAGYHGLKYYEVLGAASFIAKVRIEGLRDFGAALSPFNAFQIIQGLETLEVRIQKHSENALAIAKWLEEQEEVSWVNYPGLQSSSYKILADFYLPKGQSGIVTFGLKGGFEAAKHVANETQLFSLLANIGDTKSLIIHPASTTHQQLTDEEQLATGVTKDLIRLSVGIENIEDLKADLQGVFKKLSVEVLN; encoded by the coding sequence ATGAGCACACAAAAATTTGCAACTAAAGCGTTGCACGCAGGACATGATGTTACAAAAAACGCTGGTACAAGAGCTGTTCCTATCTATCAAACTACATCATATGTGTTTAAAAATTCTGATCATGCAGCTAATTTATTTAGTTTGTCAGAAAGTGGATTTATTTATACACGATTAAATAACCCGACTAACGATGTTTTGGAACAGCGTTTGGCAGCATTAGAAGGAGGAATAGGTGCCGTAGTAACTGCTTCTGGAACATCGGCAATTGCAACAGCACTTTTAGTTTTATTAAAAGCCGGAGACCATATAGTGGCCTCTAATAGTTTATATGGTGGAACATATAATTTATTGAATGTTACGTTACCAAGATTAGGGATTACTACAACATTTGTAGACCCATCAAATCCTGATAATTTTATTGAAGCTTCTCGAGAAAATACCAGAGTTTTTTTTGCAGAAAGTTTAGGTAATCCAAAATTAGATGTTTTAGATTTAAAAGCTATTTCAGCACGAGCTAAAGAATATAAAGTTCCTTTTATTGTAGATAATACAGTGGCAACACCTTATTTGTTAAATCCAATTGAATATGGTGCAAATATTGTTATTCATTCTTTAACCAAATATATCGGTGGTAATGGAACTTCTCTAGGAGGAGTGATTATTGATGCAGGAAATTTTGAATGGGACAATGGCAAATTTCCCGAATTTACAGAACCTTCTGCAGGGTATCACGGATTAAAATATTATGAAGTTTTAGGTGCCGCTTCTTTTATTGCAAAAGTCCGTATTGAGGGATTACGCGATTTTGGGGCAGCGTTGAGCCCTTTTAATGCTTTTCAAATTATACAAGGTTTAGAAACTTTAGAAGTACGTATACAAAAACATAGTGAAAATGCTTTAGCTATAGCAAAATGGTTAGAAGAACAAGAAGAGGTTTCTTGGGTAAATTATCCTGGTTTACAATCGTCTAGCTATAAAATATTAGCTGATTTTTATTTACCAAAAGGACAAAGTGGTATTGTAACTTTTGGCCTAAAAGGAGGTTTTGAAGCAGCAAAACATGTGGCTAATGAAACGCAATTATTTTCATTATTAGCAAACATTGGTGATACAAAATCATTGATTATTCATCCAGCAAGTACAACACATCAGCAGTTGACGGATGAGGAACAATTAGCCACGGGCGTTACAAAAGACTTAATACGATTGTCTGTAGGTATAGAAAACATAGAGGATTTAAAGGCCGATTTACAAGGAGTGTTCAAAAAATTATCCGTAGAGGTTTTAAATTAA
- the metK gene encoding methionine adenosyltransferase codes for MAYLFTSESVSEGHPDKVADQISDALIDNFLAFDPSSKVACETLVTTGQVILAGEVKSNTYLDVQTIARDVIRKIGYTKSEYMFEANSCGVLSAIHDQSDDINRGVDRVAATDFESKANAQGAGDQGIMFGYATNETEDLMPLALDLAHKLLQELAALRRENSEITYLRPDAKSQVTLEYNDDNQPVRIDSIVVSTQHDDFDEETAMLAKIKKDIIEILIPRILAKYPQYAHLFNDKIEYHINPTGKFVIGGPHGDTGLTGRKIIVDTYGGKGAHGGGAFSGKDPSKVDRSAAYAARHIAKNLVAAGVANEVLVQVSYAIGVAKPCNIYVNTYGTAKNGLVDSQISDKVAQLFDLRPYAIEQNLKLRTPIYSETAAYGHMGRKNEVVTKTFKSPDGTTKTVEVELFTWEKLDKVAEIKTAFGI; via the coding sequence ATGGCTTATTTATTTACGTCAGAATCAGTAAGTGAAGGACACCCAGACAAAGTAGCTGATCAAATTAGTGATGCATTAATTGACAATTTTTTGGCTTTTGACCCGTCTTCAAAAGTAGCTTGTGAAACGCTAGTAACAACTGGACAGGTAATTTTAGCAGGAGAAGTAAAATCTAATACCTATTTAGACGTTCAAACTATTGCTCGTGATGTAATTAGAAAAATTGGATACACAAAAAGTGAATACATGTTTGAAGCAAATTCTTGTGGTGTTTTATCTGCTATTCATGACCAATCCGATGACATTAATAGAGGTGTTGACAGAGTTGCCGCTACTGATTTTGAATCAAAAGCGAACGCACAAGGAGCTGGAGATCAAGGAATCATGTTTGGTTATGCAACTAACGAAACTGAAGATTTAATGCCTTTAGCTTTAGATTTAGCTCATAAATTATTACAAGAATTAGCAGCATTAAGAAGAGAGAATTCGGAGATTACTTATCTACGACCAGATGCAAAATCTCAAGTAACATTAGAATACAATGACGATAATCAACCTGTTAGAATTGATTCTATTGTAGTTTCTACACAACATGACGATTTTGACGAAGAAACGGCAATGTTAGCAAAAATTAAAAAAGATATTATTGAAATTTTAATACCAAGAATTTTAGCTAAATATCCTCAATATGCTCATTTATTTAATGATAAAATTGAATACCACATTAACCCAACAGGAAAATTCGTAATTGGAGGACCGCATGGTGATACTGGACTAACGGGTAGAAAAATTATCGTGGATACTTACGGAGGAAAAGGTGCTCACGGTGGCGGTGCTTTCTCAGGTAAAGACCCAAGTAAAGTAGATAGAAGTGCCGCTTATGCTGCACGTCATATTGCCAAAAACTTAGTCGCTGCTGGTGTGGCAAACGAAGTATTAGTTCAAGTTTCTTATGCTATTGGTGTGGCTAAGCCATGTAACATTTATGTAAATACATATGGAACTGCTAAAAATGGTTTAGTAGATTCTCAAATTTCTGATAAAGTAGCTCAATTATTTGATTTAAGACCTTATGCTATTGAGCAAAACTTAAAATTAAGAACACCTATTTACAGTGAAACTGCTGCATACGGACATATGGGACGTAAAAATGAAGTAGTAACTAAAACGTTTAAATCTCCAGACGGAACAACAAAAACAGTAGAAGTTGAATTGTTTACTTGGGAAAAATTAGACAAAGTAGCAGAAATAAAAACTGCTTTTGGAATATAA
- the accD gene encoding acetyl-CoA carboxylase, carboxyltransferase subunit beta, translating to MAWFKRKEKGIQTLTEDKKDVPKGLWYKSPTGKIIDSDELERNLWVSPEDDYHVRIGSKEYFQILFDDNEFTELDANLTSVDTLKFVDTKKYSDRLKDVTEKTKLKDAVRTAVGKSKGKDLVVCCMDFAFIGGSMGSVVGEKIARGINHSIKNNIPFVMISKSGGARMMEAAYSLMQLAKTSAKLAQLAEAKIPYISLCTDPTTGGTTASYAMLGDINISEPGALIGFAGPRVVRDTTGKDLPEGFQTAEFVLEHGFLDFIAHRKELKNKINLYIDLILNQEIR from the coding sequence ATGGCTTGGTTTAAAAGAAAAGAAAAAGGAATTCAAACATTAACAGAGGATAAAAAAGATGTTCCAAAAGGACTTTGGTACAAATCTCCTACAGGAAAGATTATCGACTCTGATGAATTAGAACGAAATTTATGGGTAAGCCCAGAAGATGATTATCATGTAAGAATAGGAAGTAAAGAATATTTCCAAATTTTGTTTGACGATAATGAGTTCACAGAGTTAGACGCTAATTTGACTTCAGTAGACACGTTAAAATTTGTGGATACAAAAAAATACAGTGATCGTCTAAAAGATGTTACAGAGAAAACAAAGTTGAAGGATGCTGTTAGAACAGCGGTAGGAAAATCAAAAGGCAAAGATTTAGTGGTTTGTTGTATGGATTTTGCTTTCATCGGAGGTTCAATGGGTTCTGTTGTAGGTGAAAAAATTGCAAGAGGAATTAATCATTCTATAAAAAATAACATTCCATTCGTTATGATTTCAAAATCTGGAGGTGCACGTATGATGGAAGCTGCTTATTCGTTGATGCAATTAGCCAAAACATCTGCAAAATTAGCACAATTAGCGGAAGCTAAAATCCCTTACATTTCGTTATGTACTGATCCAACTACCGGAGGAACAACCGCATCTTATGCCATGTTAGGAGATATTAATATTTCTGAACCTGGAGCGTTAATTGGTTTTGCTGGTCCTCGTGTGGTTAGAGACACTACGGGTAAAGATCTTCCAGAAGGATTTCAAACGGCAGAATTTGTATTAGAGCACGGTTTCTTAGATTTTATTGCACATCGAAAAGAGTTGAAAAACAAAATTAATCTGTATATTGATTTAATTTTGAATCAAGAAATTAGATAA
- the fbaA gene encoding class II fructose-bisphosphate aldolase, which translates to MSHTIKPGVATGSQVQEIFNYAKEKGFALPAVNVTGSSTINGVLETAAKLNAPVIIQFSNGGAQFNAGKALSNENQKSAILGAIAGAKHIHTLAEAYGATVILHTDHCAKNLLPWIDGLLDASEKHFAETGKSLFSSHMIDLSEEPLEENIELCKTYLARMSKMDMTLEIELGITGGEEDGVDNSDVDSSKLYTQPEEVAYAYEELMKISPRFTIAAAFGNVHGVYKPGNVKLTPVILKNSQEYVQNKFNTAANPVDFVFHGGSGSTLEEIREAISYGVIKMNIDTDLQFAFTEGIRDYMTSKIDYLRTQIGSPEGAESPNKKYYDPRKWIREGEMTFIARLEKAFADLNNINTL; encoded by the coding sequence ATGAGTCACACAATTAAACCAGGGGTAGCTACTGGAAGTCAAGTTCAAGAGATTTTTAACTATGCCAAAGAGAAAGGTTTTGCTTTACCTGCGGTTAATGTAACCGGTTCAAGCACTATAAATGGTGTGTTAGAAACAGCAGCTAAATTAAACGCGCCGGTTATCATTCAGTTTTCAAATGGAGGTGCACAATTTAATGCTGGGAAAGCACTTTCTAATGAGAATCAAAAATCAGCTATCTTAGGAGCAATTGCAGGGGCAAAACATATACACACATTAGCAGAAGCTTATGGAGCAACTGTAATTCTTCATACAGACCATTGCGCTAAAAATTTATTGCCATGGATTGATGGTTTATTAGATGCTTCTGAAAAACATTTTGCCGAAACGGGAAAATCATTGTTTAGTTCACATATGATTGATTTGTCTGAAGAACCTCTTGAAGAAAATATTGAATTATGTAAAACATATTTAGCGCGCATGAGTAAAATGGACATGACGCTAGAAATAGAATTAGGTATTACTGGTGGAGAAGAAGATGGTGTAGATAATTCAGATGTAGATAGTTCAAAACTATATACCCAACCAGAAGAAGTGGCCTATGCTTATGAAGAATTGATGAAAATTAGCCCAAGATTTACTATTGCGGCAGCATTTGGTAATGTTCACGGGGTTTATAAACCAGGAAATGTGAAATTGACGCCTGTAATTTTGAAAAATTCTCAAGAATACGTTCAAAATAAATTTAATACAGCAGCAAATCCGGTTGATTTTGTCTTCCATGGTGGATCGGGTTCCACGCTAGAAGAAATTAGAGAGGCAATTTCTTACGGTGTGATCAAAATGAATATTGATACAGATTTACAATTTGCTTTCACAGAAGGTATTAGAGATTATATGACTTCTAAAATTGATTATTTAAGAACGCAAATTGGAAGTCCAGAGGGAGCCGAAAGCCCAAATAAAAAATATTATGATCCTAGAAAATGGATTAGAGAAGGAGAAATGACATTTATTGCAAGGTTAGAAAAAGCTTTTGCAGATTTAAATAACATAAATACTTTATAA
- the tamL gene encoding translocation and assembly module lipoprotein TamL: protein MKFLTSKIVLFFLLGLFFYSCSEVRKLKKNEYLLHDNKIVVNGKVSKLEELELQLYQKPNSKLVGFKPRVQLYNLIRKNPDSTYQVWLDRKPKRKEKMTHLFSAKQVDRIGKSFFVSGYNDFLKRVGEAPVVLDSVKTQKSTKRLFAYYLNRGYFDAKISAKTDTLKNRKARVSYSITTGNPFLIDSITKSIESPVVDSIYQALAGDSYLEIGKPYTSNNVYNEVKRISKEFRNKGLYHFQENNVKFDADTIGKTKSQRISLNVVIKDRTVKQGDTLVAQPFKIYRIGRVNIFTDKQFNEKNAAIDSTTYKNVHIYSSGKLRYRPKALTDAIFIEQGKIFSDDAKVLTGKSLSNLKMFAFPQIQFIEDGKDKNTLTANIVLSPLKRRQFNIKADFTTSNIQDFGISGFMGITFRNIFKGAEILDFSMRGSLGSSSKLSNPDNLFFNVREYGADVKLTIPRFFSPFNTKKIIKKEMFPTTTLSFGLSKQTNIGLDKESYTSNFFYDWISTKRKERKYRLDLFNLQFIRNLNVANYYNVYSYSYNVLNSLAPTYAPTQDFYDSSGNLTFAGADNFVSYITNGGNSSLTPIDEDYQTIRSIGERKYRLTENNLIVSSSFSYSINSKTDFNDIEFYTIRTKIESAGNLLSLLGKSLGNSKDINGNQTLFGIQYSQYIKGEIEYIKHLHIRKKSSLAFRAFGGIAVPYGNSNSIPFTRSYFAGGSNDNRGWLAYRLGPGSSKSVNDFNEANLKLAMNLEYRFTIFGKLNGALFTDAGNIWNVYDNVEDENFTFNGIKSLKDVALGSGFGFRYDLGFFVIRTDFGFKTYNPAKEYAQRWFKGMSINEGVFNIGINYPF from the coding sequence TTGAAATTTCTCACATCAAAAATAGTATTATTTTTTCTTTTAGGGTTATTTTTTTACTCTTGTTCTGAAGTACGAAAATTAAAAAAGAATGAATACCTTCTTCACGATAATAAAATTGTGGTGAATGGTAAAGTGTCCAAATTGGAAGAATTAGAATTACAGTTGTATCAAAAGCCTAATAGTAAGTTAGTAGGATTTAAACCGAGAGTACAATTGTATAATCTAATACGCAAAAATCCTGATTCAACTTATCAAGTATGGTTAGATAGAAAACCAAAAAGAAAAGAAAAAATGACTCATTTGTTTTCTGCTAAGCAGGTAGATCGTATAGGAAAATCTTTCTTTGTTTCGGGTTATAATGATTTCTTAAAGCGAGTAGGCGAGGCTCCAGTTGTATTAGATTCTGTAAAAACCCAAAAATCAACTAAAAGATTGTTTGCTTATTATTTGAATAGAGGTTATTTTGATGCTAAAATTTCAGCAAAAACAGACACACTTAAAAATAGGAAAGCTCGAGTTTCTTATTCTATCACTACTGGAAATCCATTTTTAATTGATAGTATAACTAAATCAATAGAGTCGCCGGTTGTAGATTCTATTTATCAAGCCTTGGCTGGAGATTCGTATTTGGAAATTGGCAAACCTTATACAAGTAACAATGTATATAATGAGGTAAAAAGAATATCAAAAGAGTTTAGAAATAAAGGGTTGTATCATTTTCAAGAAAACAATGTAAAGTTTGATGCAGATACTATTGGTAAAACAAAATCACAGCGCATCAGTTTGAATGTTGTTATTAAAGATAGAACGGTTAAACAAGGAGATACTTTAGTAGCTCAGCCATTTAAAATATATAGAATAGGCCGAGTGAATATTTTTACAGACAAACAATTTAATGAAAAAAATGCAGCCATTGACAGTACAACATATAAAAATGTTCACATTTATAGCTCGGGAAAATTGAGATACAGACCTAAGGCATTAACCGATGCTATTTTTATTGAGCAAGGAAAAATATTTAGTGATGATGCTAAAGTTTTGACTGGCAAGTCATTGTCTAATTTGAAAATGTTTGCTTTTCCACAAATTCAGTTTATTGAAGATGGAAAAGACAAAAATACGTTGACAGCTAATATTGTGCTTTCCCCTTTAAAGAGAAGACAATTTAATATAAAGGCCGATTTTACTACATCAAATATTCAAGATTTTGGAATTTCTGGTTTTATGGGAATTACATTTAGAAATATTTTTAAAGGTGCCGAAATTTTAGATTTTTCAATGCGTGGTAGCTTAGGTTCGTCTAGCAAGCTATCAAATCCAGATAATTTATTCTTTAATGTTAGAGAGTATGGTGCTGATGTAAAATTGACTATTCCAAGATTTTTTTCGCCTTTTAATACTAAAAAAATTATTAAGAAGGAAATGTTTCCTACCACCACGCTTTCGTTTGGTTTATCCAAACAAACAAATATTGGTCTAGATAAAGAATCTTATACAAGTAATTTTTTCTATGATTGGATATCAACAAAAAGAAAAGAAAGAAAATATCGATTAGATTTATTTAATCTTCAATTTATCAGAAATTTAAATGTTGCTAATTATTATAATGTATATTCATATTCTTATAATGTTTTAAATAGTTTGGCACCCACGTATGCGCCTACTCAAGATTTTTATGATAGCAGCGGAAATTTAACTTTCGCAGGTGCAGATAATTTTGTGTCATATATCACCAATGGTGGGAATTCATCTTTAACTCCAATTGATGAGGATTATCAAACAATTAGAAGTATAGGAGAACGAAAATATCGTTTAACAGAGAATAATTTGATAGTTTCTTCATCATTTAGTTATAGTATAAATTCAAAAACGGACTTTAATGATATTGAATTTTATACAATTCGAACAAAAATAGAAAGTGCAGGAAATTTATTGTCATTATTAGGAAAATCTTTAGGGAATTCCAAAGATATAAATGGCAATCAAACATTATTTGGTATTCAATATTCACAATATATAAAAGGCGAAATAGAATATATAAAACATTTACATATTAGAAAGAAAAGTTCATTAGCATTTAGAGCGTTTGGAGGTATTGCAGTTCCTTATGGAAATTCAAATTCTATTCCGTTTACCCGAAGTTATTTTGCTGGAGGAAGTAACGATAACAGAGGATGGTTAGCCTATCGATTAGGCCCTGGCTCAAGTAAAAGTGTAAATGATTTTAATGAAGCCAATTTAAAATTAGCTATGAATTTAGAATATCGTTTCACGATTTTTGGAAAATTAAATGGGGCTTTATTTACAGATGCGGGTAATATTTGGAATGTTTATGATAATGTTGAAGATGAAAACTTTACTTTTAATGGAATTAAATCATTAAAAGATGTGGCTTTAGGTTCGGGATTTGGCTTTCGCTATGATTTAGGTTTCTTTGTAATTAGAACAGATTTTGGTTTTAAAACATATAATCCTGCTAAAGAATATGCGCAAAGATGGTTCAAAGGAATGAGTATAAATGAAGGGGTTTTTAATATTGGAATCAATTATCCTTTCTAA
- a CDS encoding TrmH family RNA methyltransferase — MVSKNQIKLITSLQQKKYRKIHQLFIAEGKKVILELLEAGFKLEFLFVTEENIFPKTYHPELISEQELKKITALTTPNNCLAVFKTQINQNHTESELILALDTIRDPGNMGTIIRLCDWFGITTLVCSEETVDSYNPKVVQATMGSLARVNLIYTNLHAYLSETNLPIYGTFMDGKSIYETQLPQKGIIVMGNEANGISKEVEDIITERIAIPRFGNLQLTESLNVATATAIILSEFKRR; from the coding sequence ATGGTTAGCAAAAACCAAATTAAGTTAATAACTAGCTTACAACAAAAAAAATACAGAAAAATACACCAACTTTTCATTGCTGAAGGTAAAAAAGTGATTTTAGAATTGCTTGAGGCAGGATTTAAATTAGAATTTCTTTTTGTTACGGAGGAAAATATATTTCCTAAAACATATCATCCTGAACTCATTTCAGAACAGGAATTAAAAAAAATAACTGCCTTAACTACGCCAAACAATTGTTTGGCTGTTTTTAAAACACAAATCAATCAAAACCATACTGAATCTGAACTCATTTTAGCTTTAGATACGATTAGAGATCCTGGAAACATGGGAACCATTATTCGTTTATGTGATTGGTTTGGCATTACAACACTTGTTTGTTCAGAAGAAACCGTAGACAGCTACAATCCAAAAGTGGTGCAAGCTACAATGGGTTCATTAGCAAGAGTCAACCTTATTTATACAAATCTTCATGCCTATCTATCAGAAACAAACCTACCTATATATGGTACTTTTATGGATGGCAAGTCTATTTATGAAACTCAACTTCCGCAAAAAGGAATTATTGTTATGGGAAATGAAGCCAATGGTATATCCAAAGAAGTAGAAGATATAATTACTGAACGGATTGCTATTCCTCGATTTGGCAACTTACAACTCACCGAAAGTTTAAATGTAGCTACTGCTACCGCAATAATATTGTCTGAATTTAAACGTCGCTAA
- the porT gene encoding type IX secretion/gliding motility protein PorT/SprT codes for MRKFYMSFLLLSSFLGFTQGGFFSKDPIIHQENFDKQRVHWGYFLGFNSYDFKFDYLTVGKDIVVNTTTGFSVGLVGNLRLNDYFDVRFEPGFFATQRNLIYPNITDNVDKLREVKSAYLHFPLLLKMSAKRTGNIKPYLLTGISTSLNMGSNAKAPDDNYSGRFKMKSWTNYYELGFGIDLYLEYFKFSPSIRGVFSTNDELIRDANPNSPWTGNIQSMKTRAVFVCFTFH; via the coding sequence ATGCGCAAGTTTTATATGTCTTTTTTACTTTTAAGTTCGTTTTTGGGATTTACTCAAGGAGGATTTTTTAGTAAAGATCCAATAATACATCAAGAAAATTTTGATAAACAACGTGTGCATTGGGGTTACTTTTTAGGGTTTAACAGTTACGATTTTAAGTTTGATTATTTAACGGTTGGCAAAGATATAGTTGTTAATACTACTACAGGGTTTAGTGTAGGATTAGTGGGAAATTTACGATTGAATGACTATTTTGATGTGCGTTTTGAGCCTGGTTTTTTTGCTACACAACGCAATTTAATTTACCCTAATATTACCGATAATGTAGATAAATTACGTGAGGTAAAATCGGCATATTTACATTTTCCTTTATTGTTAAAAATGTCGGCTAAGCGCACAGGAAATATTAAACCCTATTTATTAACAGGGATTTCAACTTCTTTGAATATGGGAAGTAATGCAAAAGCACCAGATGATAATTATAGTGGAAGATTTAAAATGAAATCTTGGACCAATTATTACGAACTTGGTTTTGGGATAGATTTATATTTAGAATATTTTAAATTTTCACCTTCTATTAGAGGAGTATTTAGTACGAATGATGAACTCATTAGGGATGCTAACCCTAACAGCCCTTGGACAGGAAACATACAGTCTATGAAAACACGCGCGGTATTTGTGTGTTTCACTTTTCATTAA
- the ubiE gene encoding bifunctional demethylmenaquinone methyltransferase/2-methoxy-6-polyprenyl-1,4-benzoquinol methylase UbiE has translation MSETIKPYQDSEKGKKEQVAQMFDTISENYDGLNKIISFGTDAKWKQKILKMVAAKKPTTILDIATGTGDLAILFAKTSASEIIGLDISQGMLDIGKKKIEAQKLGTKIQMVLGDGENIPYADNYFDVITVAYGVRNFEHLEKGLSEILRTLKPGGQFIILETSVPTKFPFKQGYYVYTNFIMPAIGKLFSKDKKAYAYLSTSAQNFPFGEVLNNILRKIGFIEVVHLPQTMGVATIYTASKQ, from the coding sequence ATGTCTGAAACCATAAAACCGTATCAAGATTCCGAAAAAGGTAAAAAAGAGCAAGTGGCTCAAATGTTTGACACTATTTCTGAAAATTACGATGGTTTAAATAAAATCATCTCTTTTGGCACGGATGCTAAGTGGAAGCAAAAAATATTGAAAATGGTTGCAGCTAAAAAGCCCACGACTATTTTAGACATTGCTACAGGCACGGGCGATTTAGCTATTTTATTTGCCAAAACTTCGGCATCAGAAATTATTGGTTTAGATATTTCGCAGGGCATGTTAGATATTGGGAAAAAGAAAATTGAAGCCCAAAAATTAGGCACTAAAATTCAAATGGTTTTAGGTGATGGCGAAAACATTCCGTATGCCGATAATTATTTTGATGTGATTACGGTGGCTTATGGCGTTCGTAATTTTGAACATCTAGAAAAAGGCTTGTCGGAAATCTTACGTACGTTAAAACCCGGAGGTCAATTCATTATTTTAGAAACTTCGGTACCTACAAAATTTCCGTTTAAACAAGGGTATTATGTGTATACCAATTTTATCATGCCTGCTATTGGCAAATTATTTTCAAAAGATAAAAAAGCCTATGCCTATTTATCTACTTCGGCACAAAATTTTCCATTTGGCGAAGTGTTGAACAATATTTTACGAAAAATTGGGTTTATAGAAGTAGTACATTTGCCTCAAACGATGGGTGTGGCAACTATTTATACAGCATCAAAACAATAA
- a CDS encoding dihydrofolate reductase → MLTIIAAASENNALGKDNQLLWHLPEDFKRFKTLTSGHYIIMGRKTFESFPKPLPNRTHIIITRQHDYQAPEGCIVVPSLEKAMELCPAYEEAFVIGGGEIYQQALDVVDKIDVTRVHTIIDADTFFPEIDTTKWKLVFEEFHPKDEKHAFDFTFLTYVRS, encoded by the coding sequence ATGCTCACCATAATCGCAGCTGCATCAGAGAACAATGCTTTAGGAAAAGACAACCAACTCCTGTGGCATTTACCCGAAGACTTTAAGCGTTTTAAAACGTTAACTTCAGGTCATTACATCATTATGGGGCGCAAAACCTTTGAGAGTTTTCCAAAACCATTGCCTAATCGCACACATATTATCATTACCAGACAACACGATTATCAAGCCCCTGAAGGCTGTATAGTAGTGCCTAGTTTAGAAAAAGCGATGGAATTATGTCCTGCATACGAAGAAGCTTTTGTGATTGGCGGTGGCGAAATTTACCAACAAGCACTTGACGTAGTCGATAAAATAGATGTCACGCGCGTGCATACTATTATCGACGCCGATACTTTTTTTCCAGAAATCGACACCACTAAATGGAAATTGGTTTTTGAAGAATTCCACCCAAAAGACGAGAAACATGCGTTTGATTTTACTTTTTTAACGTATGTTAGAAGTTAA